The Epinephelus lanceolatus isolate andai-2023 chromosome 21, ASM4190304v1, whole genome shotgun sequence genome has a segment encoding these proteins:
- the brsk1a gene encoding serine/threonine-protein kinase BRSK2 isoform X7, producing the protein MSKELSLSQSAQYVGPYRLEKTLGKGQTGLVKLGVHCITGQKVAIKIVNREKLSESVLMKVEREIAILKLIEHPHVLKLHDVYENNKYLYLVLEHVSGGELFDYLVKKGRLTPKEARKFFRQIISALDFCHSHSICHRDLKPENLLLDEKNNIRIADFGMASLQVGDSLLETSCGSPHYACPEVIRGEKYDGRRADVWSCGVILFALLVGALPFDHDNLRQLLEKVKSGVFHMPHFIPPDCQSLLKGMIEVNPEKRLTLEAIQKHAWYLGGRNEPCPEQPPPRRVCVRRILSLTELDPDVLDSMHSLGCFRDRGKLTRDLQCEEENQEKMIYYLLLDRKERYPSYEDEDLPPRNDVADPPRKRVDSPMLTRHGRCRPERKSLEVLSVTEQGSPTPPRRALDTAAHSQRSRSVSGASTGLSSSPLSSPRSYQSPVFTFSQSDVTSATATPLPKEPKQGNATTPRSARAHDKPKAPPNPKTQTLPTKGPADRPHLQPIKSLPLHNPSSRSPSPSPLLSPIPRFFFPSSSVLKSVTKSFYPNSAHSVPQVTPQGSPLPTPLGTPVHHPHHPSSTPPSSSSSSSSSRAEGGGGVGSLSLTPPSSPGGGSGMAASSSAHWRTRLNSFKNNLLGSPRFHRRKLQVPTSEDMSSLTPESSPELAKKSWFGNFIGLEKEEQIFVVIRDKPLSSVKADIVHAFLSSVGLSASSLSPHHADPVTQSQRPLADQLSGRVQVLRRPLCLPEARQVPGGHCFFRRREGARQGEEREGGQEGDGNLQRDVHPHFRSESQVQTSGGNNSSPASQLP; encoded by the exons ATGAGTAAGGAACTGTCTCTAAGTCAGTCAGCTCAATATGTTGGGCCCTACCGACTGGAAAAAACACTGGGGAAGGGACAGACGG GACTGGTCAAGCTCGGGGTCCATTGTATTACGGGTCAGAAGGTAGCGATCAAAATAGTCAACAGAGAGAAGCTGTCTGAGTCAGTCCTGATGAAG GTTGAGAGGGAGATTGCCATTCTGAAACTGATTGAGCATCCGCATGTGTTGAAGCTGCATGATGTTTACGAGAATAACAAATACCT GTACCTGGTGTTGGAGCATGTGTCAGGAGGGGAGTTGTTTGACTACCTGGTGAAGAAGGGCCGGCTGACTCCGAAAGAGGCCAGGAAGTTCTTCAGGCAGATCATCTCTGCTTTGGATTTCTGCCACAGTCATTCCATCTG tCACAGAGACCTGAAGCCTGAGAACTTGCTCCTGGATGAAAAGAACAACATCCGCATCGCTGACTTTGGCATGGCCTCCCTACAGGTGGGAGACAGTCTGTTAGAGACCAGCTGTGG ATCGCCACATTATGCTTGCCCTGAAGTTATACGG GGGGAGAAATACGATGGGCGGAGAGCAGATGTGTGGAGCTGTGGGGTCATCCTTTTTGCTCTGTTGGTG GGTGCCCTGCCCTTTGACCATGACAATTTACGCCAGCTCCTGGAGAAGGTGAAGAGTGGGGTGTTCCACATGCCCCACTTCATCCCCCCAGACTGCCAGTCACTGCTCAAGGGCATGATTGAGGTCAACCCTGAAAAGAGGCTCACG CTAGAGGCCATCCAGAAACACGCCTGGTATCT GGGAGGTCGTAATGAGCCGTGTCCTGAGCAGCCTCCTCCCAGGCGGGTGTGTGTGAGGCGAATCTTGTCCCTGACTGAGCTGGACCCAGATGTGTTGGACAGCATGCACTCGCTGGGTTGTTTCCGAGACCGAGGCAAGCTCACACGTGATTTGCAATGTGAAGA aGAAAACCAGGAAAAGATGATCTATTACCTACTGCTGGACAGGAAAGAGCGCTACCCCAGCTATGAGGATGAGGACTTGCCTCCGCGCAATGACGTAG CAGACCCTCCTCGAAAGCGAGTTGACTCTCCAATGCTGACGCGCCACGGCCGCTGTCGCCCAGAGCGGAAAAGCCTGGAGGTGCTGAGTGTTACTGAGCAGGGATCCCCTACCCCGCCTCGCAGGGCCCTGGACACAGCTGCACACAGCCAGAG GTCTCGCTCAGTCAGCGGAGCATCAACTGGTCTCTCCTCCAGCCCTCTCAGCAGTCCCAGG TCCTATCAAAGCCCCGTCTTCACTTTCAGCCAATCAGACGTCACCTCTGCCACCGCTACTCCCCTCCCAAAGGAGCCCAAACAGGGAAACGCCACCACTCCTCGCTCAGCACGGGCTCACGACAAGCCCAAAGCTCCCCCCAACCCAAAGACCCAGACCCTGCCCACCAAGGGACCGGCAGACCGACCCCATCTGCAGCCCATCAAATCCCTGCCTCTGCACAACCCATCCTCCCGTTCACCCTCCCCTTCTCCGCTCCTGTCACCCATCCCTCGTTTCTTCTTCCCCTCGTCCTCTGTCCTAAAGTCAGTGACTAAGAGCTTCTACCCAAACTCTGCCCACTCTGTGCCGCAGGTCACTCCTCAGGGCTCTCCGTTGCCCACACCCCTGGGCACCCCTGTCCACCACCCTCAccacccctcctccaccccgccctcctcttcctcgtcctcgtcctcctcGCGGgcggagggagggggaggggtgggCTCACTGTCGCTGACCCCGCCTTCCAGCCCAGGAGGGGGAAGCGGCATGGCGGCCAGCAGCTCTGCTCACTGGAGGACCCGCCTCAATTCTTTCAAGAACAACCTGCTGGGCTCGCCCCGTTTCCATCGCCGTAAACTGCAAG TTCCTACATCAGAAGACATGTCCAGTCTAACACCAGAGTCCAGCCCTGA GCTGGCTAAGAAGTCGTGGTTTGGGAACTTCATTGGCTtggagaaagaggagcagaTCTTTGTGGTGATCAGAGACAAACCTCTGAGTTCGGTCAAAGCCGACATTGTCCACGCCTTCCTGTCT TCTGTCGGTctctctgcttcttctctgtctccccaCCACGCAGATCCCGTCACTCAGTCACAGCGTCCTCTCGCAGACCAGCTTTCGGGCCGAGTACAAGTCCTCCGGCGGCCCCTCTGTCTTCCAGAAGCCCGTCAAGTTCCAGGTGGACATTGCTTTTTCCGAAGGCGAGAGGGAGcgagacagggagaggagcGAGAGGGAGGGCAGGAGGGAGACGGGAATCTACAGCGTGACGTTCACCCTCATTTCAG GTCCGAGTCGCAGGTTCAGACGAGTGGTGGAAACAATTCAAGCCCAGCTTCTCAGCTCCCATGA